From Sphingobium sp. RAC03, a single genomic window includes:
- a CDS encoding CsbD family protein, giving the protein MGEATDKLKAAGNKLAGNVKEAVGKATDNERLEAEGKAQQVKGTGQDVAGSVKGALGDKI; this is encoded by the coding sequence ATGGGTGAAGCAACTGACAAGCTGAAGGCCGCTGGCAACAAGCTGGCCGGCAACGTCAAGGAAGCCGTTGGCAAGGCGACGGACAATGAGCGTTTGGAAGCCGAGGGCAAGGCCCAGCAGGTCAAGGGCACCGGTCAGGATGTGGCTGGTTCGGTCAAGGGTGCGCTCGGCGACAAGATCTGA
- a CDS encoding alanine/glycine:cation symporter family protein: MENFNAIVDAISAAVFFKLPMLGTQIELIVLYLALPMLFFTLWLGFPNITQVGRAIRILRTQPEKGEAQGDVSQWAALSTALSGTIGLGNIAGVAVALTMGGPGAILWMFVIGWFAMTVKMAEVTLGLKYRVFDAQGHVHGGPMYVLKAVGAARGWPKVGLALGGAYAFFALFGAIPMVQVNQSFAQVKVVTGLTNGWGYGIFLASAVALVTLGGAAWLGEVAKRLTPLKVAVYLVGVFAILILHLGAIPGALVLIWDGAWTGNAATGGAVGAFVAGMRRAVFASEAGVGSAVMAHSLARARHPVSEGLVALLEPLLGTMIVCGLGGLALVVAGTWNSGLEGIAITSAAFAQVSPWFPWLLAVVVFLFAYSTLVAWGFYGLQAWGYLFGHGARAQWTYKILYVVALPPAAAIDLGRVVGIVDSSFFLMAIPNVIALYLCAGELRRDVKAYLTQKESPAG; encoded by the coding sequence ATGGAAAATTTCAACGCCATCGTCGATGCCATCTCGGCCGCCGTGTTCTTCAAGCTGCCGATGCTGGGCACGCAGATCGAACTGATCGTCCTCTACCTCGCGCTGCCGATGCTGTTCTTCACGCTGTGGCTGGGCTTCCCCAATATTACCCAGGTCGGCCGCGCAATCCGCATCCTGCGCACCCAGCCGGAAAAGGGCGAAGCGCAGGGCGATGTCAGCCAATGGGCAGCGCTCAGCACCGCGCTGTCCGGCACGATCGGCCTTGGCAATATTGCGGGCGTCGCCGTCGCCCTGACGATGGGCGGGCCGGGCGCGATCCTGTGGATGTTCGTCATCGGCTGGTTCGCGATGACGGTGAAGATGGCCGAAGTCACGCTCGGCCTCAAATATCGCGTGTTCGATGCGCAGGGCCATGTCCATGGCGGGCCGATGTATGTCTTGAAGGCCGTCGGCGCGGCGCGCGGCTGGCCCAAGGTCGGACTGGCGCTGGGCGGTGCCTACGCCTTTTTCGCTTTGTTCGGGGCGATCCCGATGGTGCAGGTCAACCAGAGTTTCGCGCAGGTCAAAGTCGTCACCGGCCTCACCAACGGCTGGGGCTATGGCATTTTCCTGGCCAGCGCGGTGGCGCTGGTGACGCTGGGCGGCGCGGCTTGGCTGGGCGAGGTCGCCAAGCGGCTGACCCCGCTCAAGGTCGCCGTCTATCTGGTCGGGGTGTTCGCGATTCTGATCCTGCACTTGGGCGCCATCCCCGGCGCGCTCGTGCTGATCTGGGACGGTGCCTGGACCGGCAATGCGGCCACCGGCGGCGCAGTGGGTGCCTTCGTCGCGGGTATGCGCCGCGCGGTGTTCGCCAGTGAGGCCGGTGTCGGCTCGGCCGTCATGGCACACAGCCTCGCCCGCGCGCGCCATCCCGTGTCCGAAGGCCTGGTGGCGCTGCTGGAGCCGCTGCTCGGCACGATGATCGTGTGCGGATTGGGCGGTTTGGCGCTCGTCGTGGCGGGCACATGGAATAGCGGGCTGGAAGGCATCGCCATCACCTCGGCCGCCTTCGCCCAGGTTTCGCCTTGGTTTCCCTGGCTGCTGGCTGTCGTGGTGTTCCTCTTCGCCTATTCGACGCTGGTCGCTTGGGGCTTCTATGGCCTGCAGGCCTGGGGCTATCTCTTCGGGCACGGCGCGCGCGCGCAATGGACCTACAAAATCCTATACGTTGTCGCCCTGCCACCAGCCGCCGCGATCGATCTGGGCCGGGTCGTTGGGATCGTCGATTCCAGCTTCTTCCTGATGGCCATTCCGAACGTCATCGCGCTATATCTGTGCGCCGGGGAATTGCGGCGAGACGTGAAAGCCTATCTGACGCAAAAAGAAAGCCCCGCCGGTTAG